A genomic segment from uncultured Desulfuromonas sp. encodes:
- the amrS gene encoding AmmeMemoRadiSam system radical SAM enzyme, translating into MREAMFWTALDQGRVRCDLCRFHCVIGSGHRGRCRVRENRDGVLYSLNDGLAIAAHIDPIEKKPLFHVMPGSRSYSIATLGCNFRCRHCQNASISQLGPQSEIRGESLPPQQVVGLALSAACQSIAYTYTEPTVFYEYMYDTARLAHDENVLNLMVSNGYIAEEPLRQLAPYLDGANIDLKGFSESFYQDVCGAQLAPVLESLKLFKELGIWLEVTTLVIPGYNDDEAQLSGIARFIAEQLDAETPWHVTAFYPTYHLTEVPPTPAESLLRARDLGEKAGLNYIYLGNLSSGRGEDTLCRQCGKTLIERRGFRVAVNRLSHGTCPGCGTPLSGVMLDDGGINRQE; encoded by the coding sequence ATGCGTGAAGCCATGTTTTGGACAGCGTTAGATCAGGGCCGGGTACGCTGTGATCTGTGTCGTTTCCATTGTGTGATCGGTTCGGGGCACCGTGGCCGTTGTCGCGTGCGGGAAAACCGCGATGGCGTTCTTTACAGTCTGAACGACGGTTTGGCGATTGCCGCCCATATTGACCCGATTGAGAAAAAACCGTTATTTCATGTCATGCCGGGTTCACGCAGCTATTCCATTGCTACGCTAGGCTGCAATTTTCGCTGTCGGCACTGTCAGAATGCGAGTATTTCACAACTTGGGCCTCAAAGTGAGATCCGCGGCGAATCTTTGCCGCCGCAGCAAGTTGTCGGGCTGGCGTTATCGGCAGCCTGTCAGAGTATTGCTTACACCTATACGGAACCGACGGTATTTTACGAGTATATGTATGACACTGCCCGATTGGCACATGACGAGAACGTGCTCAATCTGATGGTCAGCAATGGGTATATTGCTGAGGAACCTCTCCGTCAGCTGGCGCCCTATCTGGATGGGGCCAACATTGATTTGAAGGGGTTCAGCGAATCGTTTTATCAGGATGTGTGTGGTGCGCAACTGGCTCCAGTTTTAGAAAGCCTCAAACTGTTTAAGGAGTTGGGAATCTGGCTGGAGGTGACAACGTTGGTGATTCCCGGCTATAACGATGATGAGGCTCAGCTCAGTGGGATTGCCCGTTTTATTGCCGAACAGTTGGATGCGGAAACACCGTGGCATGTGACGGCTTTTTATCCCACCTACCATTTGACAGAGGTTCCGCCCACTCCGGCGGAAAGTTTGTTGCGGGCACGGGATCTGGGTGAAAAAGCCGGACTGAATTATATTTATCTTGGTAATTTGTCCAGTGGGCGCGGCGAAGACACCCTCTGCCGCCAGTGTGGAAAGACATTGATTGAACGTCGTGGCTTCAGGGTTGCCGTCAATCGTTTGTCTCATGGAACGTGTCCCGGTTGTGGGACACCGTTATCCGGCGTCATGCTGGATGACGGCGGAATAAATCGACAGGAGTAA
- the yidD gene encoding membrane protein insertion efficiency factor YidD translates to MKRKQTTVALTVLLSLLLSVSAMGNEIDWPDWPDHGSTRHAVQHAPPTNQARDTLNPLVQGVHFFQRYISVVDSPRCPMYPTCSAYALQALDKHGPLLGSFITVDRLLHETNPLEHTHPLRGFDRERFYDPLSRNDFWLSE, encoded by the coding sequence ATGAAGCGCAAGCAAACCACTGTAGCCTTGACTGTTCTGCTCAGCCTGCTGCTGAGCGTCAGCGCCATGGGTAACGAGATCGACTGGCCGGATTGGCCGGATCATGGCAGCACTCGACATGCGGTACAGCATGCGCCACCGACCAATCAGGCTCGGGACACGCTTAACCCATTAGTCCAGGGGGTCCATTTTTTCCAACGCTATATTTCAGTGGTCGACAGTCCCCGCTGTCCCATGTACCCCACCTGCTCGGCCTATGCGCTGCAGGCACTGGACAAACACGGCCCGCTATTAGGCAGTTTTATCACGGTGGACCGTCTGCTCCACGAAACCAATCCCCTTGAACACACCCATCCATTGAGAGGGTTTGACCGGGAACGGTTTTATGATCCTCTCAGCAGAAATGATTTCTGGTTATCAGAATAA